Proteins from one Muntiacus reevesi chromosome X, mMunRee1.1, whole genome shotgun sequence genomic window:
- the LOC136153453 gene encoding nucleosome assembly protein 1-like 1 codes for MADIDNKEQSELDQDLDDVEEVEEEETGEETKIKARQLTVQMMQNPQILAALQERLDGLVETPTGYIESLPRVVKRRVNALKNLQVKCAQIEAKFYEEVHDHERKYAVLYQPLFDKRFEVINATYEPTEEECEWKPDEEDEISEELKEKAKIEDEKKDEEKEDPKEIPEFWLTVFQNVDLLSDMVQEHDEPILKHLKDIKVRFSDTGQPMSFVLEFHFEPNEYFTNEVLTKTYRMRSEPDDSDPFSFDGPEIMGCTGCQIDWKKGKNVTLKTIKKKQKHKGRGTVHTVTKTVSNDSFFNFFAPPEVPESGDLDDDSEAILTADFEIGHFLCEHIIPRSVLYFTGKAIEDDDDDYDEEGEEADEGYQLFEEVKSCSKLFQRWLQ; via the coding sequence ATGGCAGACATCGACAACAAAGAACAGTCTGAACTTGATCAAGATTTGGATGATGTTGAAGAAGTAGAAGAAGAAGAGACTggtgaagaaacaaaaatcaaagcgCGTCAGCTGACTGTTCAGATGATGCAAAATCCTCAGATTCTTGCAGCCCTTCAAGAAAGACTTGACGGTCTGGTAGAAACACCAACAGGATACATTGAAAGCTTGCCTAGGGTAGTTAAAAGACGAGTGAATGCTCTTAAAAACCTTCAAGTTAAATGTGCACAGATAGAAGCCAAATTCTACGAGGAAGTTCATGATCATGAAAGAAAGTATGCTGTTCTTTATCAGCCTCTGTTTGATAAGCGATTTGAGGTCATTAATGCCACTTATGAACCTACAGAAGAAGAATGTGAATGGAAACCAGATGAGGAAGATGAAATTTCGGAGGAGCTAAAAGAAAAGGCCAAGATtgaagatgagaaaaaggatgaagaaaaagaagatccCAAGGAAATTCCTGAGTTTTGGTTGACTGTTTTTCAGAATGTTGACTTGCTCAGTGATATGGTTCAGGAACATGATGAACCTATTCTGAAGCACTTGAAAGATATTAAAGTGAGGTTCTCAGATACTGGTCAACCTATGAGTTTTGTCTTAGAATTTCACTTTGAACCTAATGAATATTTCACAAATGAAGTGTTGACAAAGACATATAGGATGAGGTCAGAACCAGATGATTCTGATCCCTTTTCTTTTGATGGACCAGAAATTATGGGTTGTACAGGGTGCCAGATAGAttggaaaaaagggaagaatgTCACTTTGAAAACGATTAAGAAGAAGCAGAAACACAAGGGACGTGGGACAGTCCATACTGTGACCAAGACAGTCTCTAACGActctttctttaacttttttgccCCTCCTGAAGTTCCTGAGAGTGGAGATCTGGATGATGATTCTGAAGCTATCCTCACTGCAGACTTTGAAATTGGTCACTTTTTATGTGAGCATATAATCCCAAGATCAGTGTTATACTTCACTGGAAAAGCTATTGAAGATGATGACGATGATTATGATGAAGAAGGTGAAGAAGCAGATGAGGGTTATCAGCTCTTTGAAGAAGTCAAAAGCTGCAGTAAACTTTTTCAACGTTGGCTGCAGTAA